Proteins encoded together in one Riemerella anatipestifer window:
- the cdd gene encoding cytidine deaminase, which yields MKMEKSLHISFEVFESIEALNDTEKKLYEAAKTVREKAYAPYSNFLVGCAILLENGEIVTGSNQENAAYPSGLCAERTTIYWASANYPSVKMKKLFVIGAPKDSISSIAIPPCGACRQSILEYEALQEESIEIYFASVSGEIYKTKCIRDLLPFSFDKSFL from the coding sequence ATGAAAATGGAAAAATCACTTCATATTTCATTTGAAGTCTTTGAAAGTATTGAGGCTTTAAATGATACAGAAAAAAAACTATACGAAGCAGCTAAAACAGTTAGAGAGAAGGCTTATGCACCTTATTCTAACTTTTTGGTAGGCTGTGCTATTCTTTTAGAAAATGGGGAAATTGTAACGGGGAGCAACCAAGAAAATGCAGCTTACCCGTCAGGGTTGTGTGCGGAGAGAACTACCATTTATTGGGCATCTGCCAATTATCCAAGTGTTAAAATGAAGAAGTTATTTGTAATTGGTGCGCCAAAAGATAGTATTTCATCAATAGCAATTCCTCCGTGTGGAGCCTGTAGGCAGAGTATTTTGGAGTATGAAGCACTTCAAGAAGAGTCTATAGAAATTTATTTTGCTTCTGTTTCTGGCGAAATTTATAAAACAAAGTGTATAAGAGACTTATTGCCGTTTTCTTTTGATAAATCATTTTTATAA
- a CDS encoding nucleoside triphosphate pyrophosphohydrolase family protein, whose translation MEKIDSLNQVAEFHRTFNAPILDQPQIPSKERCELRVSLLQEELNELKQAIEDQNIVEIADALCDLQYVLSGAVLEFGLGEKFVELFNEVQRSNMSKACENEQQAEETVAFYKETKGEEAYYEKSGGKYNVHRVSDDKVLKNKYYSPADLKSIIEK comes from the coding sequence ATGGAAAAAATAGATAGCCTTAATCAAGTAGCAGAGTTTCACAGAACCTTTAATGCGCCTATATTAGACCAACCTCAAATTCCGTCTAAGGAGAGATGTGAGTTAAGAGTGAGCCTTTTACAGGAAGAATTAAATGAACTAAAACAAGCGATAGAAGACCAAAATATAGTAGAAATAGCAGATGCCTTATGCGACTTGCAGTATGTGTTGAGTGGAGCTGTATTAGAGTTTGGGTTAGGCGAAAAATTTGTGGAATTATTTAATGAAGTACAAAGGTCTAATATGTCTAAAGCTTGTGAAAACGAACAACAAGCAGAGGAGACAGTAGCTTTCTATAAGGAAACAAAAGGGGAGGAGGCTTATTATGAAAAATCAGGAGGGAAATACAATGTACACAGAGTTTCTGATGATAAAGTATTGAAAAATAAATATTATTCTCCAGCAGATTTAAAATCAATAATAGAAAAATAA
- a CDS encoding TlpA family protein disulfide reductase, translating to MIKKIALSTVLLLGIASCGVVEKTVVNRQVDSEQYGKVLLGKQTLSQFQQEPFKTWYDEEYANYETDKNTIALLKKSKELNKYSLTVFVGTWCGDSHREFPRLVKILKEVDYPLSKMKIIALSKRMESPESEELDYHVKKVPTIVLERYGREIGRIVEAPSTGFLEQDLYNLVKKK from the coding sequence ATGATAAAAAAAATTGCTCTAAGTACCGTATTGTTATTGGGGATAGCTTCTTGTGGAGTGGTTGAGAAAACAGTTGTTAATCGTCAAGTAGACTCTGAACAGTATGGAAAAGTTTTATTAGGAAAGCAAACGCTTAGTCAGTTTCAACAGGAGCCGTTTAAAACCTGGTATGATGAGGAATATGCAAACTACGAAACAGATAAAAATACTATAGCACTACTTAAAAAAAGCAAAGAACTTAATAAATACAGTCTTACCGTTTTTGTGGGCACTTGGTGTGGGGATAGCCATAGAGAGTTCCCTAGGCTAGTTAAAATATTAAAAGAAGTTGATTATCCATTATCTAAAATGAAAATAATAGCTCTTTCTAAACGAATGGAATCACCAGAAAGTGAGGAGTTAGATTATCATGTGAAAAAAGTACCAACTATTGTTTTAGAACGCTACGGAAGAGAGATTGGGCGTATTGTAGAAGCACCATCTACAGGCTTTTTGGAACAAGATTTGTATAATTTAGTAAAGAAAAAGTAA
- a CDS encoding DUF4230 domain-containing protein, giving the protein MKNIKVIIGFVGGVLVMLLIFFVWKGFTTKKGDKIISDYYLINNQISKMNKMVVMEQNFSSMQKTTIKSELLGSSLLPSTEKKIITFTKTMAQVSYDLTKMKIEVDSTDKKLIIKELPQPQVKIIPSVEIQSLDDSFFDRFDEKDIKKITQNAKDEAYKRVNQEDLKKQGAKQLMTNLNEIFVLAKALKYEIVDETKKIPLEGY; this is encoded by the coding sequence TTGAAAAATATTAAAGTTATTATAGGATTTGTAGGGGGCGTTTTAGTAATGCTCCTTATTTTCTTTGTATGGAAGGGATTTACGACCAAAAAAGGAGATAAAATCATAAGTGATTATTACCTTATTAACAACCAAATTTCTAAAATGAATAAGATGGTGGTTATGGAGCAAAACTTTTCTAGTATGCAGAAAACCACTATTAAATCTGAGCTTTTAGGGAGCAGTCTCTTGCCATCTACTGAGAAGAAAATCATCACTTTTACTAAGACTATGGCACAGGTGTCCTATGATTTAACCAAAATGAAGATAGAAGTAGATAGCACTGATAAGAAGCTAATTATAAAAGAGTTACCACAGCCACAAGTTAAGATTATACCAAGTGTAGAAATACAATCTCTAGACGATTCTTTTTTTGACCGTTTTGATGAGAAGGACATTAAAAAAATAACTCAAAATGCTAAAGATGAGGCATACAAAAGGGTTAATCAGGAAGATTTAAAGAAACAAGGAGCAAAGCAACTTATGACCAACCTTAACGAAATATTTGTTCTTGCTAAAGCCTTAAAATATGAGATTGTAGATGAAACCAAAAAGATTCCTCTCGAGGGATATTAA